The following are encoded in a window of Lentisphaera araneosa HTCC2155 genomic DNA:
- a CDS encoding MraY family glycosyltransferase, which produces MQEWWTIYLGAMVLSLVLSLVFTPICRKLAWKFNILDKPHSEGHKMHSDATPLLGGTAVCLAWLSTLLIGLFVARNKIDLLPTSYADIFSKGNPALNQFFVIAFCAVSFVVLGLADDRKPMSAKLKMFLQALLCFGTAFAGVRISFIADPTLASITTGFILLTILNAVNFLDNMDGLCCGVGAICAGAFAISAGLQDQYLVSVLATVTCGACAGFYVYNCNPASIFLGDSGSHFVGYMLGICGVLVTYTSGEAHQSGYPFIIPILILAIPFFDLASVIVIRTRQGKPIYIGDHNHISHRFVKMGFSRRASVFLVHSLCLIICLSGIALIKANIAVMILILTQVIALLIFMTILHSRQKFRK; this is translated from the coding sequence GTGCAGGAATGGTGGACGATTTACCTTGGCGCAATGGTGCTTTCATTGGTCTTATCTCTTGTTTTTACGCCTATCTGCCGAAAGCTAGCATGGAAATTCAATATTCTAGATAAGCCTCATTCAGAAGGCCATAAAATGCATAGTGATGCTACGCCTCTTTTAGGTGGTACCGCAGTTTGTCTCGCTTGGTTAAGTACTTTACTGATAGGCTTATTTGTAGCTCGTAATAAAATCGATCTCCTACCCACAAGTTATGCTGACATATTCTCAAAAGGCAACCCCGCTCTAAACCAGTTTTTCGTCATTGCTTTCTGCGCTGTCAGTTTTGTCGTCCTTGGACTCGCTGATGATCGCAAACCCATGTCGGCCAAATTGAAAATGTTTTTACAAGCCCTCTTATGCTTTGGAACTGCCTTTGCAGGAGTGCGAATTTCTTTTATAGCCGACCCAACTTTAGCAAGTATAACCACGGGTTTCATACTTTTAACAATTCTTAATGCTGTAAACTTTTTAGATAATATGGATGGCCTGTGTTGCGGTGTCGGGGCCATTTGTGCAGGTGCATTTGCCATATCTGCAGGCTTACAAGATCAATACTTAGTCTCTGTGTTAGCCACTGTTACATGTGGTGCTTGTGCGGGATTCTATGTTTATAACTGTAACCCTGCAAGTATATTCCTAGGAGATTCAGGAAGTCATTTCGTAGGTTATATGCTTGGTATATGTGGTGTTTTAGTCACTTATACATCAGGTGAAGCTCACCAAAGTGGTTACCCCTTCATCATCCCTATACTTATTTTAGCTATTCCTTTTTTTGATCTCGCTTCAGTTATAGTCATTCGTACACGACAAGGCAAACCTATCTATATTGGTGATCACAATCACATATCACATCGTTTTGTAAAAATGGGCTTCTCACGTCGAGCCTCAGTATTTTTAGTTCATTCTTTATGTTTAATTATTTGCCTCTCTGGCATAGCTTTGATAAAAGCTAACATTGCTGTCATGATTCTCATTTTGACTCAAGTCATTGCGCTTCTCATTTTTATGACTATTTTGCACAGCAGACAAAAATTCAGGAAATAA
- the ispF gene encoding 2-C-methyl-D-erythritol 2,4-cyclodiphosphate synthase, whose amino-acid sequence MLRVGTGFDVHQLVSGRDLIMGGVKVPHNKGLLGHSDADVLLHAITDAVLGALALGDIGQWFPDTKEEFKGANSVKLLQHVLDSKYLKDWHLVNLDCTIIAQEPKLAAYLPSMRQVIAKLFNVTINEVSIKATTFEKMGSLGRSEGIAAQANLMLQNTTLEK is encoded by the coding sequence ATGCTCAGGGTTGGAACTGGCTTTGACGTTCACCAACTCGTTAGTGGGCGTGATTTAATCATGGGGGGGGTAAAGGTTCCTCACAACAAAGGTCTCCTTGGACATTCTGATGCGGATGTCTTGCTGCATGCGATAACAGACGCCGTCTTAGGTGCTTTAGCCCTAGGAGATATTGGACAATGGTTTCCCGATACAAAAGAAGAGTTTAAAGGGGCAAATAGCGTCAAACTCTTACAGCATGTTCTTGACTCTAAATACTTGAAAGACTGGCATTTGGTTAACCTTGATTGCACAATAATTGCTCAAGAACCCAAATTAGCGGCCTACCTCCCTTCTATGCGCCAAGTTATAGCAAAGCTTTTTAATGTCACAATTAATGAAGTATCGATCAAAGCCACAACCTTTGAAAAAATGGGTTCTTTAGGACGCTCAGAGGGGATAGCTGCTCAAGCGAACCTTATGCTACAAAATACAACTTTAGAGAAATAA